The Burkholderia pyrrocinia genome has a segment encoding these proteins:
- a CDS encoding cellulose synthase subunit BcsC-related outer membrane protein: MRRPLKRAAPHVAGFAWLASSVCAAAPGTAADALMPKTAAPAASASGSADAQRQLDTARMWGVKHRDDLARDALRKGLLIAPGDPELLAEQVRVLLRLGDAQGAQAALARLQAQAPNAPATRRAADEYRVATSGRGEMAQIRLLARSGRADEAARRIVALFPNGAPSGALGAEYYEILANAPGGRESAIAALRRRIAADSQDTGAAMALARLLNQHGDTRAEANRIAWSLAKRDDADHTEAMSLWRRVLQAAGSDPAYLDALHAYLALVPDDTEFRGRVAELDSRRDAQRRLERDPDYVAQQRGLQALARGDLAAADPLLARAARARADDADAVGGLGLLRLREGRHDEARALFARAATLATDQRGKWQGLARTAQFWGLLAQGRAAAAAGRPQDAERAARAALAMQPNSPDAKLQLADALLAERDWVRAEPLLRELLAARSPSLPAVRGTAMLYENTGRADRIGPLLDALQGRVTGRDDRRALDGLRADLLANQARALADKGERGPAAQRYEAAVRAAPDAPWTRFALARLYRDMGLPQLGRTVMDDGLAQSDTPEMRYATALYRNSLDDIAGARAALAPVDDAHRSDGMRALARKLDAESTLADARGALGRGDRAAFAASLAHAQASAPDDPDMLAAIGAQWIDAGEPERGLAPLRDWIAAHPREADADVRLRYGDLLGSAGRDDALAAWLDTLRREPSLTPAQTARLEDQSLRLVLRQTDDAIARQDYAQARTLLDRVSPAGRADKRHALELADLERAQGHYGAARDALAPVVARTPDDADTQLALARIDEDSGNRAAALARVQAVLARTPDDDVDTQLSAVRRLNALRRPDEAAQLTDRLQAAYPARADVTVAAGRVAEAQGRYDDAASLYRLSRSQERTAGVSPGRDGLTPAQAAFADLEQRRNPEIETGWTPAYKSGDEGVSSYRAQQVPIYMQMPIRYDGHVFAQIDTVHLDPGTLDTSDPNAYSLKTFGTYAALSAQTGLPPPFPSNQQAAALIANPPGSLHQSTTGVALGAGYRTDAWRVDLGTSPLGFPVHYLVGGVRYRFDAGPASFSVNASRRPETSSVLSYAGMRDPWTGAVWGGVRRDGVNLRASVDVGPTNVFAELGAGVLSGRNVERNAEVTLRTGFTVPVYERATMKVSTGLVGNAWHYAQNLRYYTYGQGGYYSPQRYLSLGVPIEWAGRRDALSWDLTFTGGISNSYEKDSLFYPTFPDQRAAQVAAGFVYAGSSTRGVSFSYGVNGIVEYRVNPHLSVGAQLHVDRSHDYAPSSALVYLRYAFDARAQRSWLVTPTPVRLYSDY, encoded by the coding sequence GTGCGCCGCCCGCTGAAGCGCGCCGCGCCGCATGTCGCGGGATTCGCGTGGCTCGCGTCGTCGGTGTGTGCGGCGGCGCCCGGCACCGCTGCCGACGCGTTGATGCCGAAAACCGCCGCGCCGGCGGCGTCCGCTTCCGGTTCCGCCGACGCGCAGCGTCAGCTCGACACCGCGCGGATGTGGGGCGTCAAGCATCGCGACGACCTCGCGCGCGATGCGCTGCGCAAGGGGCTGCTGATCGCGCCGGGCGATCCCGAACTGCTTGCCGAGCAAGTGCGCGTGCTGCTGCGGCTCGGCGACGCGCAAGGCGCGCAGGCCGCGCTCGCGCGCCTGCAGGCGCAGGCCCCCAATGCGCCCGCCACGCGGCGAGCGGCCGACGAATACCGCGTCGCGACGAGCGGGCGCGGCGAGATGGCGCAGATCCGCCTGCTCGCGCGCAGCGGCCGCGCCGACGAGGCGGCCCGGCGGATCGTCGCGCTGTTTCCGAACGGTGCGCCGTCGGGTGCACTCGGCGCCGAGTACTACGAAATCCTCGCGAATGCGCCGGGCGGGCGCGAGTCGGCGATCGCCGCGCTGCGCCGCAGGATCGCGGCCGATTCGCAGGACACCGGCGCAGCCATGGCGCTGGCGCGGTTGCTGAACCAGCATGGCGACACGCGCGCGGAGGCGAACCGGATCGCATGGTCGCTCGCGAAGCGGGACGACGCCGACCATACGGAGGCGATGTCGCTGTGGCGGCGTGTGCTGCAGGCGGCCGGCAGCGATCCCGCGTACCTCGATGCGCTGCATGCGTATCTCGCGCTCGTGCCGGACGACACCGAATTCCGCGGCCGCGTTGCCGAGCTGGACAGCCGGCGCGATGCGCAGCGCCGGCTCGAACGCGATCCCGACTACGTCGCGCAGCAGCGCGGCCTGCAGGCGCTCGCGCGCGGCGACCTCGCGGCTGCCGATCCGTTGCTCGCGCGCGCCGCGCGTGCGCGGGCCGACGACGCCGACGCGGTCGGCGGGCTCGGTCTGCTGCGTCTGCGCGAAGGCCGGCACGACGAAGCGCGCGCGCTGTTCGCGCGGGCCGCGACGCTCGCCACCGACCAGCGCGGCAAATGGCAGGGTCTGGCGCGCACCGCGCAGTTCTGGGGGCTGCTCGCGCAGGGCCGCGCGGCCGCCGCCGCGGGGCGGCCGCAGGATGCCGAGCGCGCGGCGCGTGCGGCGCTCGCGATGCAGCCGAACAGCCCGGACGCGAAGCTGCAGCTTGCCGATGCGCTGCTCGCGGAGCGCGACTGGGTGCGTGCGGAGCCGTTGCTGCGCGAGTTGTTGGCCGCGCGTTCGCCGAGCCTGCCGGCCGTGCGCGGCACCGCGATGCTGTATGAAAACACCGGCCGCGCGGACCGGATCGGCCCGCTGCTCGACGCACTGCAAGGACGCGTGACGGGCCGCGACGATCGCCGCGCGCTCGACGGCCTGCGTGCCGACCTGCTCGCGAACCAGGCGCGCGCGCTCGCGGACAAGGGCGAACGCGGGCCCGCCGCGCAACGCTACGAAGCGGCCGTGCGCGCGGCGCCCGACGCACCGTGGACGCGCTTCGCGCTCGCGCGCCTGTACCGCGACATGGGGCTGCCGCAACTCGGTCGCACGGTGATGGACGACGGACTCGCGCAAAGCGATACGCCCGAGATGCGTTACGCGACCGCGCTGTACCGCAATTCGCTCGACGATATCGCGGGCGCGCGGGCCGCGCTTGCGCCCGTCGACGACGCGCACCGCTCGGACGGGATGCGCGCGCTTGCGCGCAAGCTCGACGCCGAAAGCACGCTGGCCGACGCGCGCGGCGCGCTCGGGCGCGGCGACCGCGCGGCATTCGCCGCATCGCTTGCGCATGCGCAGGCGAGCGCGCCGGACGATCCCGACATGCTCGCCGCGATCGGCGCGCAGTGGATCGATGCGGGCGAGCCCGAACGCGGCCTCGCGCCGTTGCGCGACTGGATCGCCGCGCATCCGCGCGAAGCCGATGCAGACGTGCGGCTGCGCTATGGCGACCTGCTCGGCAGCGCGGGCCGCGACGACGCGCTCGCCGCGTGGCTGGACACGCTGCGCCGCGAACCGTCGCTGACGCCCGCGCAGACGGCGAGGCTCGAGGATCAGTCGCTGCGGCTCGTGCTGCGGCAGACGGACGACGCGATCGCGCGGCAGGACTACGCGCAGGCGCGCACGCTGCTCGATCGCGTGAGCCCGGCCGGCCGCGCCGACAAGCGCCATGCGCTCGAACTGGCCGATCTCGAACGCGCGCAGGGCCATTACGGCGCGGCGCGCGACGCGCTCGCGCCGGTCGTCGCACGCACGCCGGACGATGCCGATACGCAGCTCGCGCTTGCGCGAATCGACGAGGACAGCGGCAACCGCGCGGCCGCGCTCGCGCGCGTGCAGGCCGTGCTCGCGCGCACGCCGGACGACGACGTCGACACGCAACTGTCGGCCGTGCGCCGCCTGAACGCGCTGCGCCGCCCGGACGAGGCCGCGCAGCTGACCGACCGGCTGCAGGCCGCGTATCCGGCGCGTGCGGACGTGACGGTCGCGGCCGGGCGCGTGGCCGAGGCACAGGGCCGCTATGACGACGCGGCGTCGTTGTACCGGTTGTCGCGGTCGCAGGAACGCACGGCAGGCGTGAGCCCGGGCCGTGACGGCCTGACGCCCGCGCAGGCCGCATTCGCGGATCTCGAACAGCGGCGCAACCCCGAGATCGAGACGGGCTGGACGCCGGCGTACAAGTCGGGCGACGAAGGCGTTTCCTCGTATCGCGCGCAGCAGGTGCCGATCTACATGCAGATGCCGATCCGCTACGACGGACATGTGTTCGCGCAGATCGACACCGTGCATCTGGATCCGGGCACGCTCGATACGAGCGACCCGAACGCCTATTCGCTGAAGACGTTCGGGACCTATGCGGCGCTCAGCGCACAGACCGGGCTGCCGCCCCCGTTCCCGTCGAATCAGCAGGCCGCCGCGCTGATCGCTAATCCGCCGGGCTCGCTGCACCAGTCGACGACGGGTGTCGCGCTCGGCGCCGGCTATCGCACGGATGCATGGCGCGTCGATCTCGGCACGTCGCCGCTCGGTTTCCCCGTGCATTACCTCGTCGGCGGCGTGCGCTACCGCTTCGACGCGGGCCCGGCGAGCTTCAGCGTGAATGCGTCGCGGCGGCCGGAAACGAGCAGCGTGCTGTCGTACGCGGGGATGCGCGACCCGTGGACGGGCGCGGTCTGGGGCGGCGTGCGGCGCGACGGCGTGAACCTGCGCGCGTCGGTCGACGTCGGCCCCACGAACGTGTTCGCGGAACTCGGCGCGGGCGTGCTGTCCGGCCGCAACGTCGAACGCAACGCGGAGGTTACGCTGCGCACCGGGTTCACGGTGCCCGTGTACGAGCGCGCGACGATGAAGGTCAGCACCGGGCTCGTCGGCAATGCGTGGCACTACGCGCAGAACCTGCGCTACTACACGTACGGGCAGGGCGGTTACTACAGCCCGCAGCGCTACCTGTCGCTCGGCGTGCCGATCGAATGGGCGGGGCGGCGCGACGCGCTGTCGTGGGACCTGACCTTCACGGGCGGGATCTCGAACAGCTACGAGAAGGATTCGCTGTTTTACCCGACGTTCCCGGACCAGCGGGCCGCGCAGGTGGCGGCCGGGTTCGTGTACGCGGGCAGCTCGACACGCGGCGTGTCGTTCTCGTACGGCGTGAACGGGATCGTCGAGTACCGCGTGAACCCGCACCTGAGCGTCGGCGCGCAACTGCATGTCGACCGGTCGCACGATTACGCGCCGAGTTCGGCGCTCGTGTACCTGCGTTATGCATTCGATGCACGCGCGCAGCGGAGCTGGCTCGTCACGCCGACGCCGGTGCGGCTTTATTCGGACTATTAG
- the bcsE gene encoding cellulose biosynthesis protein BcsE has protein sequence MNTEIDATRPAFGAAGLLGRLRALMRAGPAGGRIGTLSRLAIDGLPDAWTQLEAGGLYAIYAAGGTPACDALVWESTRQARTSNVTVVLARDAARVAEQMQARGFAGGAQPAGWPRNLSVLAMPAAAAPADGEGAGATGDAPRRAAPVPFARLTGGLRAMKRYGFRARSLYFVEGAQRWFSWDDPIALADEAHALADWCRTRRIALVLLLDPEAARAGTDVRTDDPPLVRDADRTPRSGFHGVCSGVAQMQRTHGELLWIVDFWRAGDTLAAGEVRPLRFAPGGRLSANIDGGATEPARRMKLASDEDRVVVSRAVLDGANRVPGDWEIVDDNAAVVAACAQAQAATAVLVFRSHAQLEALCANVHALRRQCGGALKIAVVERGEVLRQQFEMLVLSVGANRVVARDLPVSRMQAAVHGLRGQLYARPVAADYRAALAAALGDSVLGYLPVGAFCLRIRAVLDRGAVLALPHTLAKIALLPGVSHVDALRHCRPRRAGDVVTADAGHLYVFLFACEPVDADDALGRIFDVPVDTLSDRVVCLGHGSIDTELDALKAENRRAPIADYSDLFAVKQPAGAARTSAARTDFGAALPDASEVSDAVDAIDAIVSLEAIGAMPALAHLAADAPAPHPANPAARTRGAIRSAMPLRKPEGA, from the coding sequence GTGAATACGGAAATCGATGCCACCCGTCCCGCGTTCGGCGCCGCCGGCTTGCTGGGCCGCCTGCGTGCGCTGATGCGCGCGGGGCCGGCCGGCGGCCGCATCGGCACGCTGAGCCGGCTCGCGATCGACGGCCTGCCCGACGCATGGACGCAACTGGAAGCGGGCGGCCTGTACGCGATCTACGCGGCCGGCGGCACGCCGGCGTGCGACGCGCTCGTGTGGGAGAGCACGCGGCAGGCGCGCACGAGCAACGTCACGGTCGTGCTCGCACGCGATGCGGCACGCGTCGCCGAACAGATGCAGGCGCGCGGCTTCGCGGGCGGCGCGCAGCCGGCCGGCTGGCCGCGCAACCTGAGCGTGCTGGCGATGCCGGCGGCGGCCGCGCCGGCCGATGGAGAAGGCGCCGGCGCGACCGGCGACGCACCGCGCCGCGCGGCGCCGGTCCCGTTCGCGCGGCTGACCGGCGGCTTGCGGGCGATGAAGCGCTACGGTTTTCGTGCGCGTTCGCTGTATTTCGTCGAAGGCGCGCAGCGCTGGTTCAGCTGGGACGATCCGATCGCGCTCGCCGACGAAGCACACGCGCTCGCCGACTGGTGCCGCACGCGCCGCATAGCGCTCGTGCTGCTGCTCGATCCCGAAGCGGCCCGTGCGGGCACCGATGTGCGCACCGACGATCCGCCGCTCGTGCGCGATGCCGATCGCACGCCGCGCAGCGGTTTCCACGGCGTGTGCTCGGGCGTCGCGCAGATGCAGCGCACGCACGGCGAACTGCTGTGGATCGTCGATTTCTGGCGCGCGGGCGACACACTCGCGGCCGGCGAGGTGCGGCCGCTGCGCTTTGCGCCGGGCGGCCGGCTGTCGGCGAACATCGATGGCGGCGCGACCGAGCCGGCGCGCCGGATGAAGCTCGCGAGCGACGAGGATCGCGTCGTTGTCAGCCGCGCGGTGCTCGACGGTGCGAACCGCGTGCCGGGCGACTGGGAAATCGTCGACGACAACGCGGCCGTTGTCGCGGCCTGCGCGCAAGCCCAGGCCGCGACCGCGGTGCTCGTGTTCCGCTCGCATGCGCAGCTCGAAGCGCTGTGCGCGAACGTGCACGCGCTGCGCCGGCAGTGCGGCGGCGCGCTGAAGATCGCGGTCGTCGAGCGCGGCGAGGTGCTGCGCCAGCAGTTCGAGATGCTCGTGCTGAGCGTCGGCGCGAACCGCGTCGTCGCGCGCGACCTGCCGGTGTCGCGGATGCAGGCCGCCGTGCACGGGCTGCGCGGCCAGCTTTATGCGCGACCCGTCGCGGCCGACTATCGCGCGGCGCTGGCCGCCGCGCTCGGCGATTCGGTACTCGGCTATCTGCCGGTCGGCGCGTTCTGCCTGCGGATTCGCGCGGTGCTCGATCGCGGCGCGGTGCTCGCGCTGCCGCACACGCTCGCGAAGATCGCGCTGCTGCCGGGCGTGTCGCATGTCGACGCGCTGCGGCACTGCCGGCCGCGCCGCGCGGGCGACGTCGTGACGGCTGACGCCGGGCACCTGTACGTGTTCCTGTTCGCGTGCGAGCCGGTCGACGCCGACGACGCGCTTGGCCGGATCTTCGACGTGCCGGTCGACACGCTGTCCGATCGCGTCGTGTGTCTCGGGCACGGCAGCATCGACACGGAGCTCGATGCGCTGAAGGCCGAGAACCGGCGCGCGCCGATCGCGGACTACAGCGACCTGTTCGCGGTCAAGCAGCCGGCCGGAGCTGCGCGCACATCGGCTGCGCGCACCGATTTCGGCGCGGCGTTGCCTGACGCGAGCGAGGTGAGCGATGCGGTCGATGCGATCGATGCAATCGTCTCGCTCGAGGCGATCGGTGCGATGCCGGCGCTCGCGCACCTTGCCGCCGACGCACCGGCCCCGCATCCCGCCAACCCCGCCGCACGAACGCGCGGCGCCATCCGCAGCGCGATGCCGCTGCGCAAGCCGGAGGGCGCATGA
- the bcsQ gene encoding cellulose biosynthesis protein BcsQ: MKTIAITSTTGGAGRTTLAAALAVLLARRGRPVVAVEFDAQNLMGATLGLDSLAEHGLAQSVLGGAEPWHAHTWRNADGVLFVPYGQVDAAGAAACDARLTADPAWLSRALDEIALPADGVVLVDTARYPSPQAEQAIRRADLTLVVVPPEPIACATVAARLGALRAGGGELQIVVNRLNPARDMQRDAIAMLRAVAGPASMLEQRIHVDAAVPEALARGSWIFDDAPYSQASHDLNGIANWVDAWLAAAAAGRTGAAR, translated from the coding sequence ATGAAGACGATCGCCATCACGTCGACCACGGGCGGCGCGGGCCGCACGACGCTCGCCGCCGCGCTCGCGGTGCTGCTCGCGCGTCGCGGCCGGCCGGTCGTCGCCGTCGAATTCGATGCGCAGAACCTGATGGGTGCGACGCTCGGTCTCGACTCGCTGGCCGAACACGGCCTCGCGCAGAGCGTGCTCGGCGGCGCCGAGCCGTGGCATGCGCATACGTGGCGCAACGCCGACGGCGTGCTGTTCGTGCCGTACGGGCAGGTCGACGCGGCCGGCGCGGCCGCGTGCGATGCGCGGCTCACGGCCGACCCGGCATGGCTGTCGCGTGCGCTCGACGAGATCGCGCTGCCGGCCGACGGCGTCGTGCTGGTCGACACCGCGCGCTATCCGTCGCCGCAGGCCGAGCAGGCGATTCGTCGCGCTGACCTGACGCTCGTCGTCGTGCCGCCCGAACCGATCGCCTGCGCGACGGTGGCCGCGCGGCTCGGCGCGCTGCGCGCCGGAGGCGGCGAACTGCAGATCGTCGTGAACCGGCTGAATCCGGCACGCGACATGCAGCGCGACGCGATCGCGATGCTGCGCGCGGTTGCGGGGCCGGCGTCGATGCTCGAGCAGCGGATCCACGTCGACGCGGCCGTGCCCGAAGCGCTCGCGCGCGGCAGCTGGATCTTCGACGACGCGCCGTATTCGCAGGCATCGCACGACCTGAACGGCATCGCGAACTGGGTCGATGCGTGGCTGGCGGCGGCCGCTGCCGGTCGCACCGGAGCGGCGCGATGA
- the bcsA gene encoding UDP-forming cellulose synthase catalytic subunit — translation MKAAVAARLRALGRRTADWFARGIGLPAERTLLDWLVRLFFHAPPPGRPDHVRRWVRAAFLRLAHEWGVLQPLSPREWLWRSIVRAPRAADGRPARDPLAWFDTFVVPVYVAGRAVGRRIDALLERLPWARWGGWLDARANGVGRRRWLAPLLLVAGALLWAAAGMSPLMPGAQFAFFAIVAVLALALRRLPGHLPTLALASLALLSTVRYVWWRTTQTLDFRGPVEAIAGYLLYGAEAYTWMILLLGFVQTAWPLDRPIVPLPDDPDTWPTVDLYIPTYNEPLSVVKPTVFAAQSIDWPTAKLRVYLLDDGRRPEFAAFAAEAGIDYLTRDDNLHAKAGNINRALPKTHGEYIAIFDCDHVPTRSFLQTTMGVFLRDPKCALVQTPHHFFSPDPFERNLGTFREIPNEGNLFYGLVQSGNDLWNATFFCGSCAVLKRSALEEVGGVAVETVTEDAHTALKLHRRGYTSAYLPTVQAAGLATESLAGHVKQRTRWARGMAQIFRIDNPFLGRGLGFIQRICYGNAMLHFFYGIPRLVFLTIPLAYLFFHLYFINASALALASYVIPYLVLANVANSRMQGRYRHSFWAEVYESVLAWYIALPTTVAFFSPKHGKFNVTDKGGKIDEGYVDWSTSKPYLVLFALNVLAIVAGLWRLVADQGDEASTILITLGWTVYNLAMLGAALAVARETKQVRVTHRIAMRVPATLLLADGSTAACFTSDYSTGGLGLEAVPGLPLAVGDTLTVCVTRGDRPFPFPVRVTRVTPTHVGVSFEELTLEQERQLVQCTFGRADAWLDWHEGTRVDTPLGGLKEVLRIGVNGYVRMWKGAARGLQAMLAPKLDRARD, via the coding sequence ATGAAGGCCGCCGTTGCGGCGCGGCTGCGCGCACTCGGCCGCCGTACGGCGGACTGGTTCGCGCGCGGCATCGGGCTGCCGGCGGAGCGCACGCTGCTCGACTGGCTCGTGCGGCTGTTCTTCCACGCACCGCCGCCCGGCCGGCCCGATCACGTGCGCCGCTGGGTGCGCGCCGCGTTCCTGCGGCTCGCGCACGAGTGGGGCGTGCTGCAGCCGCTGAGCCCGCGCGAATGGCTGTGGCGCTCGATCGTGCGCGCGCCGCGCGCGGCCGACGGCCGGCCCGCGCGCGATCCGCTCGCGTGGTTCGACACGTTCGTCGTGCCCGTCTACGTGGCCGGGCGGGCCGTCGGCCGTCGCATCGACGCGCTGCTCGAACGCCTGCCGTGGGCGCGCTGGGGCGGCTGGCTCGATGCGCGCGCGAACGGCGTCGGCCGGCGCCGCTGGCTCGCGCCGCTGCTGCTCGTGGCCGGCGCGCTGCTGTGGGCCGCGGCCGGGATGTCGCCGCTGATGCCCGGCGCGCAGTTCGCGTTCTTCGCGATCGTCGCGGTGCTGGCGCTCGCGCTGCGCCGCCTGCCGGGCCACCTGCCGACGCTTGCGCTCGCGTCGCTCGCACTGCTCTCGACGGTGCGCTACGTGTGGTGGCGCACGACGCAGACGCTCGACTTCCGCGGCCCGGTCGAAGCAATCGCCGGCTACCTGCTGTACGGCGCCGAAGCCTATACGTGGATGATCCTGCTGCTCGGTTTCGTGCAGACCGCGTGGCCGCTCGACCGGCCGATCGTGCCGCTGCCCGACGATCCCGACACCTGGCCCACCGTCGACCTCTACATCCCGACCTACAACGAGCCGCTGTCGGTCGTGAAGCCGACGGTATTCGCCGCGCAGAGCATCGACTGGCCGACCGCGAAGCTGCGCGTCTACCTGCTCGACGACGGCCGGCGCCCCGAGTTCGCGGCGTTCGCGGCCGAGGCCGGCATCGACTACCTGACGCGCGACGACAACCTCCACGCGAAGGCCGGCAACATCAACCGCGCGCTGCCGAAGACGCACGGCGAATACATCGCGATCTTCGACTGCGATCACGTGCCGACGCGCTCGTTCCTGCAGACGACGATGGGCGTGTTCCTGCGCGACCCGAAATGCGCGCTCGTGCAGACGCCGCACCATTTCTTCTCGCCCGATCCGTTCGAGCGCAACCTCGGCACGTTCCGCGAGATCCCGAACGAGGGCAACCTGTTCTACGGGCTCGTGCAGTCGGGCAACGACCTGTGGAACGCGACGTTCTTCTGCGGATCGTGCGCGGTGCTCAAGCGCAGCGCGCTGGAAGAGGTGGGCGGCGTCGCGGTGGAAACCGTGACCGAGGATGCGCACACGGCGCTCAAGCTGCACCGGCGCGGCTATACGTCGGCGTACCTGCCGACCGTGCAGGCGGCCGGCCTCGCGACCGAAAGCCTCGCGGGCCACGTGAAGCAGCGCACGCGCTGGGCGCGCGGGATGGCGCAGATCTTCCGCATCGACAACCCGTTCCTCGGGCGCGGGCTCGGCTTCATCCAGCGGATCTGCTACGGCAACGCGATGCTGCACTTCTTCTACGGGATTCCGCGGCTGGTGTTCCTGACGATCCCGCTCGCGTACCTGTTCTTCCACCTGTACTTCATCAACGCGTCGGCGCTCGCGCTCGCGAGCTACGTGATCCCGTATCTCGTGCTCGCGAACGTCGCGAACTCGCGGATGCAGGGGCGCTACCGCCATTCGTTCTGGGCCGAGGTCTACGAATCGGTGCTCGCGTGGTACATCGCACTGCCGACCACCGTCGCGTTCTTCAGCCCGAAGCACGGCAAGTTCAACGTGACCGACAAGGGCGGCAAGATCGACGAAGGCTACGTCGACTGGTCGACGTCGAAGCCGTATCTCGTGCTGTTCGCGCTGAACGTGCTCGCGATCGTCGCCGGCCTGTGGCGGCTGGTGGCCGACCAGGGCGACGAGGCGTCGACGATCCTGATCACGCTCGGCTGGACCGTGTACAACCTCGCGATGCTCGGCGCGGCGCTGGCCGTCGCGCGCGAGACCAAGCAGGTGCGCGTCACGCACCGGATCGCGATGCGCGTGCCGGCCACGCTGCTGCTCGCCGACGGCTCGACCGCCGCATGCTTCACGAGCGACTACTCGACCGGCGGCCTCGGCCTCGAAGCCGTGCCGGGGCTGCCGCTCGCCGTCGGCGACACGCTGACAGTATGCGTGACGCGCGGCGACCGGCCGTTCCCGTTCCCGGTGCGCGTGACCCGCGTGACGCCGACCCACGTCGGCGTGAGCTTCGAGGAACTGACGCTCGAACAGGAGCGCCAGCTCGTGCAATGCACGTTCGGCCGCGCGGATGCGTGGCTCGACTGGCACGAAGGCACGCGCGTCGACACGCCGCTCGGCGGGCTGAAGGAAGTGCTGCGCATCGGCGTGAACGGTTATGTACGGATGTGGAAGGGTGCGGCGCGCGGCCTGCAGGCCATGCTGGCGCCGAAACTCGATCGGGCGCGCGACTGA
- the bcsG gene encoding cellulose biosynthesis protein BcsG, translating to MTFWNLYFILKFALFATGHLQPMWLANLAFAVALAASARLRQRAWRIVRQVAAIAIAVPLLARELHAPPLARLAEAAREVSTFRLDYWMELLPRLLPPVLVLTVVGALIVYFIVNRWLRVATFVLAALVVMPLWQAGSGLMARVVAPAAQQADAPGATTMGRADRPEDHNAALATFRAQESQRQVAFGHLGNDPAAQFDVIVLHVCSLSWDDLDAAKVRNHPMLSHFDYLFTNFSTAASYSGPAAIRVLRASCGQEAHEDLYKPAPQQCHLFAQLAGAGYTVQSLLNHDGHFDNFLQVIHDNIGAAGAPMISNAAAPVAMHAFDGSAIKEDYGTLANWYAQRASVQGPVALYYNTISLHDGNRVVGSSLTSIDSYPQRVTKLMSDFDRLADLIAQSGRRAVIVFVPEHGAALRGDKDQVAGLREIPTPRIVHGPVGVRLVGFTGNHGATTVVEQPASFLALAQLLSNLVSNSPFKPGATLAQYAADLPRTRMVGENEGTVTMQTAAGYAVKTPDGVWIDER from the coding sequence ATGACGTTCTGGAATCTGTATTTCATCCTGAAGTTCGCGCTGTTCGCGACCGGGCACCTGCAGCCGATGTGGCTCGCGAACCTGGCGTTCGCGGTGGCGCTCGCGGCGAGCGCGCGGCTCCGGCAGCGTGCGTGGCGTATCGTCCGGCAGGTCGCCGCGATCGCGATCGCGGTGCCGCTGCTCGCACGCGAGCTGCATGCGCCGCCGCTGGCACGCCTGGCCGAGGCCGCGCGCGAGGTGAGCACGTTCCGTCTCGACTACTGGATGGAACTGCTGCCGCGCCTGCTGCCGCCCGTGCTGGTGCTGACGGTGGTCGGCGCGCTGATCGTCTATTTCATCGTCAACCGCTGGCTGCGCGTCGCGACGTTCGTGCTGGCCGCGCTGGTCGTGATGCCGCTGTGGCAAGCGGGCAGCGGCTTGATGGCGCGCGTGGTCGCACCGGCCGCGCAGCAGGCGGACGCGCCGGGCGCCACGACGATGGGGCGCGCCGACCGGCCCGAGGACCACAACGCCGCGCTCGCGACGTTCCGCGCGCAGGAGTCGCAGCGGCAGGTCGCGTTCGGCCATCTCGGCAACGATCCGGCCGCGCAGTTCGACGTGATCGTGCTGCACGTCTGCTCGCTGTCGTGGGACGACCTCGATGCCGCGAAGGTGCGCAATCACCCGATGCTGAGCCACTTCGACTACCTGTTCACGAACTTCAGCACCGCCGCGAGCTACAGCGGCCCGGCGGCGATCCGCGTGCTGCGCGCGAGCTGCGGGCAGGAGGCGCACGAGGACCTGTACAAGCCCGCGCCGCAGCAGTGCCATCTGTTCGCGCAACTCGCGGGCGCCGGCTACACGGTGCAGTCGCTGCTGAACCACGACGGCCACTTCGACAACTTCCTGCAGGTGATTCACGACAACATCGGCGCTGCCGGCGCGCCGATGATCTCGAACGCGGCCGCGCCGGTCGCGATGCATGCGTTCGACGGCTCCGCGATCAAGGAGGACTACGGCACGCTCGCGAACTGGTATGCGCAGCGCGCGTCGGTGCAGGGGCCCGTCGCGCTGTACTACAACACGATCAGCCTGCACGACGGCAACCGCGTGGTCGGCAGTTCGCTGACGAGCATCGACTCGTATCCGCAGCGCGTGACGAAGCTGATGAGCGATTTCGACCGTCTCGCCGACCTGATCGCGCAATCGGGCCGCCGCGCGGTGATCGTGTTCGTGCCCGAGCACGGCGCCGCGCTGCGCGGCGACAAGGACCAGGTCGCGGGGCTGCGTGAGATCCCGACGCCGCGCATCGTGCACGGGCCGGTCGGCGTGCGGCTCGTCGGCTTTACCGGCAACCACGGCGCGACGACCGTGGTCGAGCAGCCGGCCAGCTTCCTCGCGCTCGCGCAGCTGCTGTCGAACCTCGTGTCGAACAGCCCGTTCAAGCCGGGCGCGACGCTCGCGCAATATGCGGCGGACCTGCCGCGCACGCGGATGGTCGGCGAGAACGAGGGCACGGTGACGATGCAGACGGCCGCGGGTTACGCGGTGAAAACTCCGGACGGCGTATGGATCGACGAACGGTAA